The Herbaspirillum sp. RTI4 genome has a segment encoding these proteins:
- a CDS encoding MFS transporter: protein MLKQTAIINGDRVIQRATLKLMPLLGLLYLIAYIDRQNIGYAKLQMVASLGVSEAVYGLGASLFFIGYLLFEVPSNMMLAKIGARRTFSRIMLSWGVVTVALAFTNSTWMFYILRFLLGVCEAGFYPGVLYYLTLWFPARSRSRLVGYFMIGSAVANAIAAPIGGALLDLNGLLGMHGWQWVFIVTGIPAIVMGVVVLKILPDTPREAKFLSASEKMWLLTTLHTEEKNIAPGKPANPSEVLRDGRVYLMAFYFLFFPLSAYGLSYWLPTIVKGFGVSNTVNGLLNIIPWVIVAFALWWVPRRSVIKNEQTWHIVLPALFGALCLLLSVVVPGNTFKFIFLCLAAAGIFAGQPVLWTLPGRFLVGANAAVGLAMINSIGNLGGFISQNVVPMIKDRTGSDVAPMLFLSACLAFGGLMTFVMQAVIRTSERRMANK, encoded by the coding sequence ATGTTGAAACAAACAGCCATCATCAATGGCGATCGGGTAATACAACGCGCCACACTTAAGCTCATGCCATTGCTGGGCTTGCTCTATCTGATCGCTTATATCGATCGCCAAAATATCGGCTATGCCAAGTTGCAGATGGTGGCCTCACTCGGCGTCAGCGAAGCGGTCTATGGACTCGGCGCATCGCTCTTTTTTATTGGCTATCTTTTGTTCGAGGTGCCCAGCAATATGATGCTGGCCAAGATCGGTGCGCGCCGCACGTTTTCTCGCATCATGCTGTCCTGGGGTGTGGTGACAGTCGCTCTGGCCTTCACCAATAGCACCTGGATGTTTTATATCCTGCGGTTTTTGCTAGGAGTTTGCGAAGCCGGATTTTATCCAGGGGTGTTGTATTACCTGACGCTTTGGTTTCCTGCTCGTTCCCGCTCCCGATTGGTCGGCTACTTCATGATCGGCAGTGCCGTCGCGAATGCAATTGCCGCTCCGATTGGGGGCGCTTTGCTCGACCTGAATGGTTTGCTGGGTATGCATGGCTGGCAATGGGTCTTTATCGTCACCGGTATTCCAGCGATAGTGATGGGCGTGGTGGTGTTAAAAATATTGCCGGACACGCCGCGCGAAGCGAAATTTCTTAGCGCTTCGGAAAAAATGTGGCTATTGACCACCTTGCACACCGAAGAAAAAAATATCGCGCCAGGCAAGCCTGCCAACCCCTCCGAAGTATTGCGCGATGGACGTGTTTATCTGATGGCGTTCTATTTTCTGTTTTTCCCGCTATCGGCTTATGGCCTGAGCTATTGGCTACCGACCATCGTTAAGGGTTTTGGCGTCAGTAATACCGTCAACGGTTTACTCAACATCATCCCGTGGGTAATCGTCGCTTTTGCTCTCTGGTGGGTACCACGGCGCTCGGTCATCAAAAATGAACAAACCTGGCATATCGTGCTGCCGGCTTTGTTTGGCGCGCTGTGTTTGTTACTGAGCGTCGTGGTTCCCGGCAACACGTTTAAATTCATTTTTCTGTGTTTGGCGGCGGCCGGAATTTTTGCCGGTCAGCCGGTGCTATGGACCTTGCCTGGCCGCTTCCTGGTCGGTGCCAATGCCGCTGTGGGACTGGCAATGATTAACTCGATAGGAAATCTGGGCGGATTCATTTCGCAAAACGTGGTGCCGATGATCAAGGATCGTACTGGCAGCGATGTTGCCCCCATGCTGTTTTTGTCCGCATGCCTGGCTTTTGGCGGATTGATGACTTTTGTGATGCAGGCAGTGATTCGAACTTCGGAGCGACGCATGGCGAACAAATGA